A region from the Lentimonas sp. CC4 genome encodes:
- a CDS encoding LemA family protein has protein sequence MMIALIILGVLAVFCIVVGLWVMGIYNGLVTLRNRFKNAFAQIDVQLKRRYDLIPNLVETAKGYLSHERETLEAVIAARNGAASAGQAAAADPSDPNAIKQLMGAETALTGAMGKFFALSEAYPDLKANQNMMQLTEELTSTENKISFARQAYNDSVMTYNTKREVFPAVLFSGALGFREAQLFEITEERERDAVKVSF, from the coding sequence ATGATGATAGCATTGATTATATTAGGAGTTTTAGCCGTATTTTGTATCGTTGTGGGGCTCTGGGTGATGGGCATCTACAATGGTCTGGTGACCTTGAGGAATCGCTTTAAAAATGCGTTCGCGCAGATCGATGTGCAGTTGAAGCGCCGCTACGATTTGATCCCAAATCTAGTTGAGACTGCGAAAGGCTATCTCTCACATGAACGCGAGACGCTCGAAGCAGTGATTGCGGCGCGTAATGGTGCGGCCTCTGCCGGGCAAGCGGCCGCTGCGGATCCGAGCGATCCGAATGCGATTAAGCAATTGATGGGTGCGGAGACCGCTTTGACCGGTGCGATGGGCAAGTTCTTCGCGCTATCGGAAGCGTATCCCGATCTGAAAGCCAATCAGAACATGATGCAATTGACCGAGGAGCTGACTTCGACTGAGAATAAAATTTCGTTTGCACGTCAGGCCTACAACGACTCGGTGATGACGTATAACACCAAGCGCGAAGTGTTCCCGGCGGTATTGTTTTCCGGTGCATTAGGCTTTCGTGAGGCGCAGTTGTTTGAAATTACCGAAGAGCGTGAGCGCGATGCGGTAAAGGTCAGCTTCTAG
- a CDS encoding M48 family metallopeptidase produces the protein MDFFEAQELARKRTRLMVVLFALAVLSIAGALYGVVVYVMESGLLDSKDAVPTPMVLWQPDLFFYTLAGVVVLVTCCSLFKVAQLRSGGGYVARSMGGREVEQTTKDADERMLMNIVEEMSIASGVPMPEVYILPEEGINAFAAGFNPADAVVAVTHGCIRTLNRDELQGVVAHEFSHILNGDMRLNIRLMGVLFGILAIAVVGQLAFRSTAEASFWSGRRRSKEGGGAVLVIMAIGLAVMAIGYIGVFFGRMIQSSISRQREFLADAAAVQFTRNPDGIAGALKKIGGTPLHGAVSNAHSQEAAHFFFASALKSNLGGAFATHPPLDQRIAAIDPNWDGKFVSGARKSARRQSGQQPPKINRAAAQSHDFINAIGQVSAAAILSAQEIHGQIGNDLDRLHQSNDSARGVLIGLQISASDAGDDAAQLKMVKGRIDGAVYRELEAWLPRLRALNLNQRFALFDAALPMAAGRDLDTFAQLSQLIYDLAHSDGAIELEEFALMRAVAGYLEDRRNPSRKVAPLSPAKMEMPLCVMLSAITYTAAVEPAEREAAFKAGARKCSRYLLKEPLLLPEEAITFDALEAALDLFVQLPLPQKKVIFEGALAVVLADEKVAQEELSLIRVIATSLSLPMPPLISEEAA, from the coding sequence ATGGACTTTTTCGAAGCACAAGAGTTGGCTCGCAAACGCACACGCCTGATGGTGGTGCTGTTCGCTTTGGCTGTCCTTAGTATTGCTGGCGCGCTTTATGGCGTGGTGGTGTATGTCATGGAGTCGGGTCTGCTCGATTCCAAAGACGCCGTGCCGACGCCGATGGTGCTATGGCAGCCGGATTTGTTTTTCTATACGCTGGCGGGTGTTGTGGTGTTGGTGACATGTTGCTCGCTGTTTAAAGTGGCGCAGTTGCGTTCCGGTGGCGGCTATGTCGCTCGATCCATGGGCGGGCGCGAAGTCGAGCAAACCACGAAGGATGCCGATGAGCGCATGTTGATGAATATCGTCGAGGAAATGTCGATTGCATCGGGCGTGCCTATGCCAGAAGTCTATATCTTGCCCGAAGAAGGGATCAACGCCTTCGCGGCTGGTTTCAATCCAGCCGATGCGGTGGTCGCGGTCACGCATGGCTGTATTCGCACCTTGAATCGCGATGAGTTGCAAGGCGTCGTCGCGCACGAGTTTAGCCATATTCTGAATGGCGATATGCGTCTGAATATTCGCCTGATGGGTGTGTTGTTTGGGATTCTTGCGATTGCGGTCGTCGGGCAGTTGGCGTTTCGTAGCACTGCTGAGGCCAGCTTCTGGAGCGGTCGCCGCCGGAGTAAAGAGGGCGGTGGTGCGGTGCTCGTCATTATGGCGATCGGCCTCGCTGTCATGGCGATCGGTTATATCGGTGTGTTTTTCGGTCGTATGATTCAAAGTTCGATTTCGCGTCAGCGTGAGTTTCTGGCCGATGCGGCTGCCGTGCAATTTACGCGTAATCCCGATGGGATCGCTGGCGCATTGAAAAAGATCGGTGGCACTCCGCTGCATGGCGCCGTGAGCAATGCGCACTCGCAGGAAGCCGCGCACTTTTTCTTTGCGAGTGCGTTGAAGTCGAATCTGGGCGGTGCGTTTGCCACGCATCCACCGCTGGATCAGCGCATTGCCGCGATTGATCCGAACTGGGATGGCAAATTCGTCAGTGGCGCGCGCAAGTCAGCGCGTCGACAATCCGGCCAACAGCCTCCGAAGATCAATCGTGCCGCCGCCCAGTCACATGATTTTATCAATGCCATCGGACAGGTCAGTGCGGCGGCAATCCTCAGCGCACAAGAAATTCATGGGCAGATCGGCAACGATTTAGATCGCCTCCATCAGAGCAACGACTCCGCACGCGGCGTCTTGATCGGGCTGCAAATCTCAGCCAGTGACGCAGGGGATGATGCGGCTCAATTAAAAATGGTGAAGGGGCGCATTGATGGTGCGGTGTATCGTGAGCTTGAGGCATGGTTGCCACGTTTGCGCGCGCTTAATTTGAACCAGCGCTTTGCCTTGTTTGATGCTGCGTTGCCAATGGCAGCCGGGCGCGACCTCGATACATTTGCTCAGTTGAGTCAATTGATCTACGATCTTGCGCACAGTGATGGTGCGATTGAGTTGGAAGAATTCGCGCTTATGCGTGCGGTTGCTGGCTATTTAGAAGACCGCAGGAATCCTTCGCGTAAGGTGGCGCCGCTCTCGCCAGCGAAAATGGAAATGCCACTGTGCGTGATGCTTTCGGCGATCACTTACACCGCAGCGGTTGAACCTGCAGAGCGCGAAGCCGCGTTTAAGGCAGGTGCTCGTAAATGTAGTCGTTACTTACTTAAGGAGCCGCTCTTGTTGCCGGAAGAGGCGATTACCTTTGATGCCTTGGAAGCCGCGTTAGATCTTTTTGTGCAGCTGCCGTTGCCGCAAAAGAAAGTGATTTTTGAAGGTGCGCTGGCTGTCGTGCTCGCCGATGAAAAAGTTGCGCAAGAGGAACTTAGTTTGATTCGTGTGATTGCGACCAGTCTCAGTTTGCCGATGCCGCCATTGATTAGTGAAGAGGCCGCGTAG
- a CDS encoding glycosyltransferase family 1 protein: MKIALVTETYPPEVNGVAMTLHRLVAGILSVGHTMQLVRPQQAPQVEPTDLEWQLEELLVSSVPLPGYDGLRIGMPAMGRMKRLWKRSRPDVVHIATEGPLGAAALWVARRMRIPVVSSFHTNFHSYGAHYGVGLLQGVGFAYLRAFHNYTAATFAPTRAICEELAAQGIRHTRVMSRGVDCDLYQPSARCEALRASWLGNMTAPVVLYVGRIAQEKNMALAIRGFYEIQCKQPNACFVLVGDGPMRAELEAAHPEFIFTGFQRGADLAKCYASADVFLFPSVTETFGNVLTEAMASGLACVAYDYAAAREYATDGVHALLAAKGDEAGFIAAAGRLVNDERLIEQLGAAARELALQLSWSSVVRAYLADTSAILQEEHTAVDAPLHTLETI, translated from the coding sequence GTGAAAATTGCATTGGTGACAGAAACCTATCCGCCAGAAGTCAATGGTGTGGCGATGACGCTACATCGTTTAGTTGCTGGTATTTTGTCTGTGGGGCATACGATGCAGTTGGTGCGTCCGCAACAAGCTCCTCAGGTTGAACCGACTGACTTAGAGTGGCAACTGGAGGAGTTGCTCGTTAGTAGCGTGCCACTTCCAGGCTACGATGGCCTACGTATTGGTATGCCTGCCATGGGGCGCATGAAGCGTTTATGGAAGCGCTCGCGGCCAGATGTGGTGCACATTGCGACTGAAGGGCCACTCGGCGCTGCGGCACTTTGGGTGGCACGGCGCATGCGGATTCCAGTGGTTTCGAGCTTTCATACCAATTTTCATAGCTATGGGGCGCACTATGGAGTGGGTCTGCTACAAGGTGTGGGCTTCGCCTATCTGCGAGCCTTTCACAATTATACGGCAGCGACGTTTGCGCCGACGCGCGCCATTTGCGAGGAGCTCGCTGCGCAAGGCATTCGTCATACACGAGTGATGAGCCGTGGGGTGGATTGTGATTTGTATCAACCGAGTGCGCGTTGTGAGGCACTGCGCGCGAGTTGGCTGGGTAACATGACTGCTCCAGTGGTGCTCTATGTCGGACGCATTGCGCAGGAGAAAAATATGGCTCTAGCGATTCGTGGGTTTTACGAGATCCAGTGCAAGCAGCCTAATGCCTGTTTCGTGTTGGTGGGCGATGGGCCGATGCGTGCGGAGCTGGAAGCGGCGCATCCCGAATTTATTTTCACCGGATTTCAACGCGGAGCGGATCTAGCGAAGTGCTATGCCTCGGCGGATGTCTTTTTATTTCCGAGCGTGACCGAGACGTTCGGCAATGTGCTAACCGAAGCGATGGCGAGTGGCTTAGCCTGTGTCGCCTATGACTATGCCGCTGCGAGGGAATATGCAACAGACGGTGTCCACGCACTCTTGGCTGCTAAAGGGGATGAGGCTGGCTTTATTGCGGCCGCCGGGCGGTTGGTAAATGATGAACGATTGATTGAACAACTGGGCGCTGCCGCTCGGGAATTGGCACTGCAGCTAAGTTGGAGTTCCGTCGTTCGTGCTTACTTAGCCGATACCTCCGCGATTCTGCAGGAGGAGCACACCGCTGTGGATGCTCCCTTACACACTTTAGAAACGATATGA
- a CDS encoding UDP-2,3-diacylglucosamine diphosphatase codes for MKKIHYKTIILSDVHLGTPHCQIDEVNDFLKYTRCDQLILNGDIIDGWQLRRSGKWKTSDSRFVRLILKKMEKQDTEVIYLRGNHDDVLRRFLPLNFSKLRFCEDYIFETNQKKYLVLHGDVFDLVTTHMKFLSHIGDFGYQWLLRFNRLYSRWWRWKGKGEFSLSKYIKGRVKSAVSFISNYEEQVAKLAKARGCDGVMCGHIHSADDKMIDGIHYLNSGDWVESKTAIVEHFDGQMELITYDQFRAHLNHQVFEGGDDDLNDEDEDGFEVVEDGIDVLEDVMAV; via the coding sequence ATGAAAAAAATACACTACAAGACGATTATACTATCGGACGTTCACTTGGGAACGCCACATTGCCAGATTGATGAGGTAAATGATTTTTTGAAATACACACGTTGTGACCAGTTGATATTAAATGGCGATATCATTGATGGATGGCAGCTCCGGCGATCCGGGAAATGGAAAACCAGTGATAGTCGGTTTGTGCGATTAATTCTTAAGAAGATGGAGAAGCAAGATACAGAAGTAATTTACCTGAGAGGGAATCACGATGATGTGCTCAGGCGGTTTTTACCGTTAAATTTCAGTAAGCTTCGGTTTTGCGAAGACTATATCTTCGAGACGAACCAGAAGAAATATCTCGTGCTACATGGTGATGTCTTTGACCTTGTAACGACGCATATGAAATTTCTCTCACACATTGGTGATTTCGGTTACCAATGGCTATTGCGCTTTAATCGACTTTATAGCCGCTGGTGGCGTTGGAAGGGCAAGGGCGAGTTCTCTCTCAGTAAATATATTAAAGGGCGCGTTAAGTCGGCTGTGAGCTTTATCTCTAACTATGAAGAACAAGTGGCGAAGTTAGCGAAAGCACGTGGCTGTGATGGTGTGATGTGTGGTCATATTCACAGTGCAGATGATAAGATGATTGATGGTATTCACTATTTAAATTCAGGTGACTGGGTAGAGTCCAAAACTGCGATCGTGGAACACTTCGATGGGCAGATGGAATTAATCACTTACGATCAATTTCGTGCGCACCTGAATCACCAGGTCTTTGAAGGCGGCGATGACGATCTCAATGACGAGGATGAAGATGGCTTCGAAGTGGTCGAAGATGGTATCGATGTGCTCGAAGATGTGATGGCAGTCTAA
- a CDS encoding ion transporter: MSDLDLIRLLRIDNLPHWRSKLAHWVESSRIQGFIIAVILINAAVLGLETFPSIEAQHGALLHWVDQICLAVFVVELLIKLCVYRGIFWRNSWNWFDFIVVAVSLVPGSGPLSVLRTLRVFRVLRLLTAIPSLRKVVAAFLHSIPGLTGVIAIMCIFFFTAGVLATHLFGEDFPVWFGSLGLSLYSLFQIMTLESWSMGIVRPIMEVQPFAWMFFVPFIVIATFTILNLFIGIIVSTMQELSNLPDPNVPDADLKHLLSRMENDIRTLRTIVEKKVDGSKD, encoded by the coding sequence ATGAGCGACCTAGATCTGATTCGATTGCTACGTATAGACAACCTGCCCCATTGGCGTTCAAAGCTAGCGCATTGGGTGGAATCTTCGCGCATACAAGGCTTCATCATTGCAGTGATACTCATCAACGCCGCCGTGCTCGGGCTGGAAACCTTCCCATCCATTGAAGCACAGCACGGAGCACTGCTACACTGGGTGGATCAAATTTGCTTAGCGGTCTTTGTCGTCGAGTTACTGATCAAACTCTGCGTCTATCGCGGCATCTTCTGGCGCAACTCCTGGAACTGGTTCGACTTCATTGTTGTCGCCGTGTCGCTCGTCCCAGGCAGCGGCCCACTCTCCGTGCTGCGCACCTTACGTGTCTTTCGCGTCTTACGCTTACTCACTGCCATTCCCTCACTGCGAAAAGTGGTGGCCGCCTTCCTGCATTCGATTCCAGGGCTCACAGGTGTGATCGCGATCATGTGTATCTTCTTTTTCACCGCAGGTGTGCTAGCCACGCATCTGTTCGGTGAAGATTTCCCGGTCTGGTTTGGTTCACTTGGGCTCAGCTTATACTCACTCTTTCAGATCATGACACTGGAGAGCTGGTCCATGGGCATTGTGCGTCCCATCATGGAAGTGCAGCCGTTCGCATGGATGTTCTTCGTGCCCTTTATTGTGATCGCCACCTTCACGATTCTGAATCTCTTCATCGGCATCATCGTATCCACCATGCAGGAACTCAGTAATTTGCCCGACCCCAATGTGCCAGACGCCGACCTCAAACACCTGCTCTCGCGAATGGAAAACGACATCCGCACCTTGCGCACGATTGTCGAAAAAAAGGTCGACGGCTCAAAAGACTGA
- a CDS encoding MFS transporter has product MSSLSSQSSSLPDDDRAEATYRNDVLRAPFYGILEAGWSTFALLIAIRHFDAPESYKAFIAAAWPIGFLLTPLTLYFVAKRQFRPSLASASMFSLAALLMVGATVVQSLTVFTVFIITSQMATVQQGPLMIQIYSENYPASERGKRMTTPFILTASSMILFSLLGGWLLDISINYYHILFVIMVLSAAACGWATNRIPCTPLSIEHVGNPWQNFSLIWKDKLFGYLLGSWMLLGLGNLITFPIRVEYLANPEFGINADNATIAFLLVVVPAAGRILSTKVWGSLFDKLHFITTRNLLNLFFLLGIACFFFTKNIFMLTFAMTLVGLATGGGKIIWSLWVTKIAPHEKVSSYMSIHMALTGFRGTMAPFIGYWILSNSAPRGVAFVGMILIFVAIVLFECVRQNKRFAR; this is encoded by the coding sequence ATCTCAAGTCTCAGCTCTCAGTCCTCAAGTCTCCCTGACGACGACCGCGCGGAAGCGACGTATCGTAACGACGTCCTGCGCGCGCCTTTTTATGGCATTCTAGAGGCAGGCTGGTCGACCTTTGCTCTGCTGATTGCGATTCGCCACTTCGATGCGCCGGAAAGCTATAAAGCGTTTATCGCAGCAGCGTGGCCAATTGGTTTTTTGCTCACACCGCTCACGCTTTACTTCGTCGCCAAGCGACAATTTCGTCCGAGCCTCGCATCTGCTAGTATGTTCTCGCTCGCGGCACTGCTCATGGTCGGTGCCACTGTAGTTCAGAGCCTAACAGTGTTCACCGTATTCATCATCACCAGCCAAATGGCCACCGTTCAGCAAGGCCCGTTGATGATTCAAATCTACTCGGAGAACTATCCTGCCAGCGAACGTGGCAAACGTATGACGACGCCCTTCATACTCACCGCATCGAGTATGATTCTGTTCTCACTACTCGGCGGCTGGTTGCTCGACATCTCGATCAATTACTACCACATCCTGTTTGTCATCATGGTGCTCTCTGCCGCGGCCTGTGGCTGGGCAACAAATCGTATACCGTGCACACCGCTCTCCATCGAGCACGTCGGCAATCCATGGCAAAACTTCAGCCTGATCTGGAAGGATAAGCTATTCGGCTACCTGCTCGGCAGTTGGATGCTGCTCGGACTAGGGAACCTCATCACATTTCCAATCCGCGTCGAGTATCTGGCGAATCCTGAGTTTGGCATCAACGCCGACAATGCCACGATCGCATTTCTCCTCGTCGTCGTGCCCGCTGCGGGGCGCATCCTCAGCACCAAGGTCTGGGGCAGCCTGTTCGACAAGCTACACTTTATCACTACGCGTAATTTGCTGAACCTCTTCTTTCTGCTCGGCATCGCTTGCTTCTTTTTCACCAAGAATATTTTCATGCTGACCTTTGCGATGACCTTAGTCGGCCTCGCCACAGGCGGTGGCAAAATCATCTGGAGCCTGTGGGTTACGAAGATCGCACCTCACGAAAAAGTCTCTTCTTACATGAGCATTCACATGGCACTGACTGGTTTCCGTGGAACCATGGCGCCCTTCATCGGTTATTGGATTCTAAGTAACTCAGCACCCAGAGGCGTCGCCTTCGTCGGTATGATCCTAATATTCGTAGCCATCGTCCTGTTTGAGTGTGTGCGACAGAACAAGCGCTTTGCGCGCTAG
- the nadA gene encoding quinolinate synthase NadA codes for MVFNPRNGEEAPLSAMQLEVLALKKERNAVILAHNYQVDEIQRVADYVGDSLGLAYQAAEADADAIVFCGVHFMAETAKIVNPAKAVLLPDMEAGCSLADSCPAEKLAAYKAANPNVYVVAYINCSAAVKALCDVICTSGNAKTIIENVPADRDILFVPDQNLGQWVSKQTGREMQLWPGSCYAHVLFTQQAIEALKLKFPEALVVAHPECVETVRDNADVVCSTEKMIGFCQNSDAQQFIIITETGMIHRLQREAPDKTFIAGPTDTCACNDCRFMKMNTIEKLRNCLRDMSPQIEMDEDVRKQAYVPLKRMLDWSK; via the coding sequence ATGGTCTTCAACCCACGCAACGGGGAAGAAGCGCCACTTTCCGCAATGCAACTTGAGGTGTTGGCGCTCAAAAAAGAACGCAACGCCGTCATCTTGGCGCACAACTACCAAGTGGATGAGATACAACGCGTAGCTGACTACGTGGGCGACTCCCTCGGACTCGCCTACCAGGCTGCCGAAGCCGACGCCGACGCAATCGTCTTCTGCGGCGTGCACTTCATGGCTGAGACTGCCAAGATCGTCAATCCGGCCAAAGCAGTGCTACTGCCCGATATGGAAGCAGGTTGCTCGCTCGCCGACTCCTGCCCAGCGGAAAAACTGGCTGCCTACAAAGCCGCCAATCCAAATGTTTACGTGGTCGCTTACATTAATTGCTCGGCTGCAGTTAAAGCGCTCTGCGATGTGATCTGCACCAGCGGCAACGCCAAGACCATCATCGAGAATGTGCCTGCCGATCGCGACATCCTGTTCGTGCCAGACCAGAACCTCGGCCAATGGGTCTCCAAGCAGACTGGCCGCGAAATGCAACTATGGCCGGGCTCATGCTACGCGCACGTGTTATTCACTCAGCAAGCCATTGAAGCGCTTAAGCTCAAATTCCCAGAAGCACTCGTCGTCGCTCACCCAGAATGCGTGGAAACCGTGCGTGACAATGCGGACGTGGTTTGCAGCACCGAGAAGATGATCGGCTTTTGCCAAAATAGCGACGCTCAGCAATTTATCATCATCACCGAAACCGGGATGATCCACCGCTTACAACGTGAAGCCCCGGACAAAACGTTCATCGCTGGCCCGACGGATACGTGCGCCTGCAACGATTGCCGCTTCATGAAGATGAACACCATCGAAAAGCTGCGTAACTGCCTCCGCGACATGAGCCCACAGATCGAGATGGACGAAGACGTGCGCAAACAAGCCTACGTGCCCCTCAAGCGTATGCTTGATTGGAGCAAGTAG
- a CDS encoding PepSY domain-containing protein → MKTNWKLLWRKVHYWGALLCALPVLIIIITGILLLLRKDIAWVQPATMQGQGNTPTISLQQVIDTAASVPEAQIADWADIKKVDIRPSHGVIKVLAKNQWEVQIDGQSAEILQVAYKRSAWILSLHEGTFFHSKASIWLFLPAAAILLLLWLTGIYLFLIPILMRRKRRLKVK, encoded by the coding sequence ATGAAAACCAACTGGAAGTTACTCTGGAGAAAAGTCCATTATTGGGGTGCACTACTCTGCGCTCTTCCGGTGCTGATTATCATCATCACTGGCATTCTCTTATTACTACGCAAAGACATCGCATGGGTTCAGCCAGCAACCATGCAGGGGCAAGGCAACACGCCAACTATCAGCCTGCAGCAAGTCATCGATACCGCAGCGAGCGTGCCTGAAGCACAGATCGCCGACTGGGCAGACATCAAGAAAGTCGACATACGCCCTAGCCACGGGGTCATTAAAGTCCTAGCGAAGAATCAATGGGAAGTTCAAATAGATGGCCAGAGCGCAGAGATCCTACAAGTCGCCTACAAACGCTCAGCCTGGATCTTATCCCTACACGAGGGCACCTTCTTTCACTCCAAGGCAAGCATCTGGCTCTTTCTACCCGCAGCCGCAATTCTACTACTACTGTGGCTAACTGGCATTTATCTATTCCTCATCCCCATCCTCATGCGCAGGAAGCGACGACTTAAGGTAAAATGA